Proteins encoded together in one Peribacillus asahii window:
- a CDS encoding cob(I)yrinic acid a,c-diamide adenosyltransferase — MARQGLFLIYTGEGKGKTTASLGVTLRAIGRGMNVKYLQFIKSPERTYGEALALRKLGVEMEQLGIGFTWTKTPEEHRAALKQAWVKAKEALQNPEIDLLVLDELNNALAISTFPIDDVLPLAEVVEAIRNRPSHMHLVVTGRSAANELIELADLVSTIDATKHYYENGIPAVKGLEF; from the coding sequence ATGGCACGCCAAGGATTATTTTTGATTTATACAGGTGAGGGAAAAGGAAAAACAACGGCCTCACTTGGTGTGACGCTTCGGGCAATTGGTCGAGGAATGAACGTGAAATACTTGCAGTTTATTAAATCGCCAGAACGCACATATGGCGAGGCATTGGCACTTCGGAAGTTAGGTGTCGAAATGGAGCAATTGGGCATCGGGTTTACATGGACGAAAACACCAGAAGAACATCGGGCAGCCCTAAAGCAGGCTTGGGTAAAAGCGAAAGAAGCACTACAAAATCCTGAAATAGATTTGCTTGTATTAGATGAACTAAACAATGCATTAGCGATTTCTACATTTCCAATCGATGATGTCCTACCGCTTGCAGAAGTGGTGGAAGCGATTCGTAACCGCCCCTCTCATATGCATCTCGTTGTAACAGGGAGAAGTGCAGCGAACGAATTAATCGAGCTTGCTGATCTTGTGTCTACAATCGATGCGACGAAAC
- a CDS encoding nitroreductase family protein — protein sequence MSIIQALKERRAIRNYEDIPVEEEKIQQLLEAATYAPNDRLREPWNFYVIKDEAKKRYEALAQEYLQERFPTKPHLVESSLKVVTSTPVVIVVTADQIPDDSDASHDNVFAVCCAIQSMWLAAGELGLGFVWRTRGVGLVHDERMHQFIGSPENQKVVGTIFIGYPKADQEVPATKRTPYTEKTVWL from the coding sequence TTGTCGATTATTCAAGCACTGAAAGAGCGGCGTGCGATTCGTAATTATGAGGACATTCCAGTTGAAGAGGAAAAAATTCAACAGTTATTAGAAGCTGCGACATATGCACCGAATGATCGTCTGCGTGAGCCTTGGAATTTTTATGTGATTAAAGATGAAGCAAAAAAGCGTTATGAAGCATTAGCACAAGAATACTTGCAAGAACGTTTTCCGACTAAGCCTCATTTAGTAGAAAGTTCACTAAAAGTTGTAACATCGACACCGGTCGTCATTGTTGTAACGGCAGATCAGATTCCGGATGATTCGGATGCTTCTCACGATAATGTATTCGCAGTATGTTGTGCGATTCAATCGATGTGGCTTGCAGCTGGAGAGCTTGGTCTCGGGTTTGTTTGGCGTACAAGAGGAGTCGGTCTTGTTCATGACGAAAGAATGCATCAGTTTATTGGATCGCCGGAAAATCAAAAGGTAGTAGGGACAATTTTTATTGGGTATCCAAAAGCCGATCAAGAAGTGCCAGCGACGAAACGAACTCCTTATACCGAAAAAACCGTTTGGCTCTAA